In the Nothobranchius furzeri strain GRZ-AD chromosome 15, NfurGRZ-RIMD1, whole genome shotgun sequence genome, one interval contains:
- the LOC107391080 gene encoding 14-3-3 protein beta/alpha-1 yields MDKNELVQKAKLSEQAERYDDMAAAMKSVTEQGAELSNEERNLLSVAYKNVVGARRSSWRVISSIEQKTEGNDKKQQMSREYREKIEDELKEICKDVLGLLDNYLIANATSHESRVFYLKMKGDYYRYLSEVASGDAKKVTVDNSQEAYQQAFDISKGEMQPTHPIRLGLALNFSVFYYEILNNPDKACSLAKTAFDEAIAELDTLNEDSYKDSTLIMQLLRDNLTLWTSENQADEGEAGDGEN; encoded by the exons ATGGATAAGAACGAGCTGGTACAGAAGGCCAAGCTATCTGAGCAGGCTGAGCGCTACGATGACATGGCTGCAGCCATGAAGTCTGTGACTGAGCAAGGCGCAGAGCTGTCAAATGAGGAGCGCAACCTTCTCTCTGTTGCCTACAAGAATGTGGTTGGAGCACGTCGCTCGTCCTGGCGTGTTATTTCCAGCATTGAGCAGAAGACTGAGGGCAATGACAAGAAACAGCAGATGTCACGTGAATATCGGGAGAAGATAGAAGATGAACTGAAGGAAATCTGTAAAGATGTACTT ggcCTACTGGACAATTATCTCATTGCCAATGCAACTTCTCATGAAAGCAGGGTGTTCTATCTGAAGATGAAAGGCGACTATTATAGATACCTCTCTGAAGTTGCATCTGGAGATGCTAAGAAGG TGACGGTGGATAATTCCCAGGAGGCATACCAGCAAGCGTTCGACATTAGCAAGGGGGAGATGCAGCCAACGCACCCCATAAGGCTCGGCCTGGCCCTCAACTTCTCAGTCTTCTATTATGAAATCCTCAACAACCCGGACAAGGCCTGCAGCCTGGCAAAGACG GCATTTGATGAAGCAATTGCTGAACTTGACACTTTGAACGAGGACTCTTACAAAGACAGCACCCTGATCATGCAACTACTAAGGGACAACCTGACT CTGTGGACATCAGAAAACCAGGCAGATGAGGGAGAGGCAGGAGATGGAGAAAACTAA